The DNA window TTGTTACATTTCACATCACCACAAGAATGAAATATGAAGTTCTAGGAATTGGTGAAATTAACCGTTGTGTTGAAGGCATCAATTATTTATCAGGAAAATGAAGTAAAGAATCCATCTTCAAGATTGATACATAATCTCTGGTGTGGTATTGAGGGAGGAAGataagagagggagagagatcaCCTCAAAGCCACGGTAAAACTTCCCTTCACCGACAACTTGAAAGTGAACCTTTCGCCTTGCTGGTTTATCAAGAAGAGTGCAAACAGACACGGAAGAGGCACCCTTCGTTTTCATGTAATCGATGAGACATGACAACGTGTTCCCCGTATCCACAATATCCTCAACCTAAGCAGCATGGGAAACAATCGGAATAGACTTTTTAAGTAAGCAGAGCATAAACCATACATCAGAGAAGATTTACAAAACATGTCAGAAAGCAACAAACAGAGACAATGCTGCTAATCACCACCATTGGAGGAACCAGGAACCCTACAAAATCTTAATCCATTCAGATGCAAGTAAACCATTCAACGAAAATTGCACCAAACATCATCAAAACCTCCTCCATTATAAACCATACAACGTGGAGGAATTACAAAATATCTCAGAAAACATCAAACAGAGACAATGCTGCTCATCACCACAATTGGAGGAACCAAAAACCCTACAAAATCACAAACCAACACATACAAACTCCGAATCCAGATGATAGTAGCGAATTCAAACGACTGAAAATTGGCCCAAACATCATCAAAACCTCCTCAAAAGCAAATCACACAATGAAACAGAGCATGAATTCAACGATAGCAGACACGCATAAAACAGGCGTGACTATACTCAGTCGGTAAAATCGTCGAACACAATCAAGGCAAGAAACAAAAAGCAGGAAAAACTTCACCACCGCGAACCAGAATAACGTGCTTCCCTCGAACATCGAGTTTCAAGCCGAATGAAAGGGCGGGCTGGCCATTGGAGACGGTGCCGGAGCCGTACGATTCGGCGCGGATGAAATCGACGGTGATAGGGAGATGAATCTTCCGCACAAGGTCAGCCACGAAGAGAAAAGCTCCGGTGGCGACAGCGACAACCGCCGGAGCAACGTCGCTGGCTTTGAAATCGGCGGTGATTGTGGATGCAAGTTCGGAAATCCTTTGCGATATTTGTTGCTCCGTGAAGAGAATTTTCTGAATGTGGTCGTTCATTTCCACTCACCCAATGACTGCAATTAATCAAGTGATCAATCAAAACTCAACGTAATAATAATTGCTTATCAATATTTTAATAGCTTTCACTCTCAGTGACTTGCAAAGAAAGTAAgagtgaaattttttatttataattgagTCCCATAAATGAATTTTTGATATATCACTGACTAAATAGGAGAGTTAGATACTGTTTGTTTTGAATTGgcttgaattttaaaaattgcgAAGGAATATAGATGTAAAAAGTTTATGGAATATAGGTCATGTTTATGAggattagagcatccgcagcggaggcggttggcgccaccgccgtccgtgccagcggcaaggcgaaggaccgccaccgctgcaaccgcgccgctggcacggcgctgctcgatgtatcgagcacgtccgtgccagcggacgcacacgtggtggtctcccattcgccaacggcatagccgttggtttcaaacatttttttatttttttttttaaaaaaatcggatttttattaaaaaaatcgataaaaaataaaaaaaaaaaatttcacttccccaaaaaattatatccgtttataaccgtttttccccactttttaaatttttttttattttttttaccccaaaaatacacactttcatctataaatacccccaatttcactccaaaaaattcacactttcactacacaattctcatcatcaatctctcatatccattttcatcttcctctcacaccctacaacaccactatgtccggtaacgacgacaacccaagcggctctcacggttggaaccccgaatggttcggttcgcaaccgtttcatagtccggaaacggaatattcggcccctcctctcacccaagattcgggcgttccgagtggctaccggccatacccaatcgacgatcaaggtgcctccgatgggcgctacgggtggacaccggagcctaggcctcgcgccccttcccaaatgccgaatcctccatctcgcgccggtgtccgcacaccgtactcaccggcggagatggaaagattgttcaaggcgtacttggaaatctccgaagatgcggtggttggaacgaaccaatccggcgatcacttttggtggcgcgtctctagccggtacaatgcacaccggccgccgggaacgatcgagcgcaacgagagtatggtgcgcaactgcatcggccgagccaacgaagaaattggcaagttcaacggctatttcatccaggagtcccggaatgccgggagcggccgaagcgaggtcgacatcatcaccgcctcgctgagcacctaccaatccatgaacggtaagtcgttcaaatatcttaacgtttggcaggagacgcggacgcacccgaagtataagggaggcataacatcctcctctagcggctcctccaaacgctcacggtcggcatccctatccgacgccggcgaagaagtggctagccaactcgccgaagctaacttgggtagccccgatgcccaaccaagcggttcccgacgccgaccgcaaggtaggaagaaggcggcggccgaacgacgtcgcgccgcgactccatctgcccctgctcccaaacccgcaccctatgttccacctccacccccgaacaactcgttgtgggcccttttggcccaactcaatatggccgataggtcaactatgacccccacgcaacttcaaacgcacgagtccatgatattgggtctccaaaaacaattggggttggtgccgccggatgcgtagtcttcctcgggttatattagccaataattatgtaatttttaatttttaggagtttaattatgtaatttttaatttttagtattttaattatgtaatttttaatttttaggattttaattatgtctttttattttatttgtaatttgttatttttattgtggtttttttaatgaattttagtattatgaaaatgtttttgtgtaattgaattttatattaattgtgctcgtccttgcggaagagcacagttgtgggcgttgtgctcttgccagagagcaagcatgaatagtaccgcccgggcccacaaccgtgccgctggcaagagcacggttgtggatgctcttagttttaCCACGCGGAATACATGACTtactaaatatagtaaaagCTAGAATATATAACGACACCTCactaattgaaaataaatatgaaacacaTATTCGCGGATAAAAAGATTAGTATCAGccttacataattaaattctcaaattgtataattaaaaactaatttGATACAATAcgtacataaatataaaaaaatgagaaaagcgcacacaaaataaataagagaAAAGATATAAATGAAAAAACAACAATAAGAAAGACCCACAGAAAACAGAGTCtggaatttcaatttcaattctcTCTTAAACAGTTACACTGTTACTATTAATTGTTCTTTGCAATTTGTAGTTTTTCCTGAGTTAACTTTCCTTTAATGATGTGTTCTTTTTAGTTGTAAACTTTCATATAAACAGAAGAGGGATAAAAACATATGAAATTTGCTTATCACATTTTAGCAgcccatttttttttatctcatagtagtatattttgAAGGTGGCAAACATGAAAAATGAGATCATATTCTTTTTAAAATAAGTTACTTGAATATATTTGCCACTAGAAATAGGTCGAACCACTAGAAATCTAAACTGTATATCACTGAATAAACATTTTGTACATATCAATCACACAGTTATATTTAAAGCCACTACTTCCATTTTTTACAATCATGCACAAGTTTAAACATTTACATACAAAAGGTCTCATCTTCCACTTTGCTCTAAACTCATCCTCAGTTGATCCATTCCCAGCATTTTCATGAGAAACATACCCTCACTAGGAGGCTCATTATACCACAGACGACACGCATGTGTCGGACTGAGGAACCCCCAACAAAAGTTCCTCATAGCTGCTAGTGGCGGGGAAGCCAGTGTAATCTTAGCTCACTCTCCGGTAGCGCCCTTCTCTCATGCTCGACACTCTCCTGTATTCAATCTCTGCATCAGAATTTGATGCGCCAAACTGATACTTGCGCCTGATTCTGGAAGCACCCATCTTAGAGAATGTGCTGTTTCCGTGGCTTGATGTGTGGTTACTGTGGAAGCTTCGTGCAGTATCTCCTAGTCGCCTCTGTGGTAATTCATCTGAGACATGAGCAAAGCAAAGCCATTTTCAGGCAAAGAGATACGAGGAGGATGGAGATGACAAGAATCTGTGAGCAGATTCAATCATTTGCAGAACTTTAAACCAGTTTAAATCACAGTAAGAAGATTACGTAAATGAGAAACTCATAATTCACCTTCAACATGATTATACGAGCCTCCAGTATGCACGCTGCTAGAACGATTCAGTCGTACTTTACTGAGCTGTGGGCAAGGAAAATGTTCTTCCCTCTTTTTGGTTTCGAATACCTCTTTCCTGGGAGGAGTTGTTATACGTTCCTCCTCAATAGGCTGATTGGAAGCAAAAGGTGTTATGCTAAAGGAGTCTTCTGACACATCAGAGATCTCAACATAATTAGTTGTGGTGATGATTTCATCTGCACTAAACCCAAAAGATGCTCTATAAGCTTCGAGTTCCTCAGCATCTGGTTTGCAAATTTTGTTCTGACGGTTCTGGTATCCATTTCCACCATTTGGATAAGCATCAGATTCCTTGGAAATACTTAGCCTACCACCAGAATTAGAAAAGGATGAATGGTCAAGGTAGAACTGTGCAAACGTCTCGGGGCAGAAGAAATTGGAATCTTGACGTGACTTGGAGGCTCCAGGTGCCTGGGCACCAACAAACAAGCCTGAGTCAGACTTTGCATACGGAGACCCTTCTGAAGGAATAGAGGGTTCCCACCGAGAAGGGAATTCCCTTTCATTAAAGGATGATGATAAGCAATCACCAGAGGCTCTTGAAACAGGGGATCTCAGCGTACTTGCAGGACTTCCTGGATAGAGTAAATATGTTGATTGAAGATCATTTGCAGTAGGGTAGCCGTTCTTATCAGTGGTTTTGAATTTCGCAGATGATGAAAGGAAATGCGCGTAAGGCACATCTGGTGAAGATGGAGTTGTCAAATGCGCCTGCTCTGGTGGAGGAGTTAAAGGAGCTGTTGATGGTTCAGTTGTGAAAGTCGAGAATACAGGAGGAGATACCAGTCGAGTGTCGTGAGCATATGGACCAGTGACGAACATATTAGATGAAGGAGCTCTGGGTGAATTAGCAGACAAGAAGCAGTTGGGCGACTGAGCTGTTGACGGGAGTCCAGAATTCGAGAATGAAGCCGGTGAGGATGGTGGAGCTAAAAGAGACAAAGCAACACCAGTAGCCTGATTGGCCATTCCACCACCTTGAGGCCCATTCGGCTGATTTGATATAGAATTGGCATCAGGGATGCGTGATGCAGGAACAATACGCTTTCCACCTTTTTGTGTGCGGAAACAAGACAGTCCAACCAAACAACCTGCCCATCTTTTCCGCTGCCAATATAATTTATCAGTAACATCAAACATCCATTCAAACAAGTGTTGTTGATGGACAATACATAAATCAGCTGAATATACTTCAAGAATAGCTGAGACTTATATAAAATAGACCTA is part of the Salvia splendens isolate huo1 chromosome 6, SspV2, whole genome shotgun sequence genome and encodes:
- the LOC121809510 gene encoding hypoxanthine-guanine phosphoribosyltransferase-like, which codes for MNDHIQKILFTEQQISQRISELASTITADFKASDVAPAVVAVATGAFLFVADLVRKIHLPITVDFIRAESYGSGTVSNGQPALSFGLKLDVRGKHVILVEDIVDTGNTLSCLIDYMKTKGASSVSVCTLLDKPARRKVHFQVVGEGKFYRGFECPDEFVVGYGLDFAEQYRNLPYVGVLKPEIYK
- the LOC121809590 gene encoding uncharacterized protein At1g76660-like: MASVQNRFLQPQQSPSPRRKRWAGCLVGLSCFRTQKGGKRIVPASRIPDANSISNQPNGPQGGGMANQATGVALSLLAPPSSPASFSNSGLPSTAQSPNCFLSANSPRAPSSNMFVTGPYAHDTRLVSPPVFSTFTTEPSTAPLTPPPEQAHLTTPSSPDVPYAHFLSSSAKFKTTDKNGYPTANDLQSTYLLYPGSPASTLRSPVSRASGDCLSSSFNEREFPSRWEPSIPSEGSPYAKSDSGLFVGAQAPGASKSRQDSNFFCPETFAQFYLDHSSFSNSGGRLSISKESDAYPNGGNGYQNRQNKICKPDAEELEAYRASFGFSADEIITTTNYVEISDVSEDSFSITPFASNQPIEEERITTPPRKEVFETKKREEHFPCPQLSKVRLNRSSSVHTGGSYNHVEDELPQRRLGDTARSFHSNHTSSHGNSTFSKMGASRIRRKYQFGASNSDAEIEYRRVSSMREGRYRRVS